The following proteins come from a genomic window of Candidatus Cloacimonadota bacterium:
- a CDS encoding Gfo/Idh/MocA family oxidoreductase: MVKVGVIGVGHLGQHHARIFREIANCQLVGIYDQNVARAAEISERYSVKAYPSYESLLDDIEAIDIAVTTTHHYRLAKIALQKGKHLFIEKPITSNFEEAEELVNLAKETNLKIQVGHIERFNPIVLKIADEINDPMFIESHRLAPFTPRGSDVSVVLDLMIHDIDLILSFVNSNLRDIRASGVCILTPNIDIANARLEFDNGAIANVTASRVSLKRERKIRFFQKNAYLSLDFQNKKVTVLKKSKDLQKILPEILLGNRPLNTDELVDLREIDASDITKDALTLELESFVEAIANDKKPAVDGEAGMKALKIALSIMDKIQIREMKE, from the coding sequence ATGGTAAAGGTAGGAGTTATTGGTGTAGGTCATTTAGGACAGCATCATGCCAGAATTTTCAGAGAGATAGCTAACTGTCAATTAGTTGGTATCTATGATCAGAATGTAGCAAGAGCAGCAGAAATTTCTGAGCGATATAGTGTTAAAGCTTATCCTTCTTATGAGTCATTGTTAGATGATATTGAGGCAATCGATATTGCTGTAACAACGACTCATCATTACCGATTAGCCAAGATAGCATTACAAAAAGGGAAACATCTCTTTATAGAGAAACCGATTACCTCTAATTTTGAAGAGGCGGAGGAATTGGTAAACCTAGCAAAGGAGACAAACCTGAAAATTCAGGTCGGGCATATTGAGAGATTCAATCCTATTGTATTGAAAATAGCCGATGAGATTAATGATCCGATGTTTATCGAATCACATCGCCTGGCTCCCTTCACACCTCGTGGTAGCGATGTTTCAGTAGTACTAGATTTGATGATACATGATATTGATCTGATCCTTAGCTTTGTAAACAGTAATCTGCGTGATATTCGAGCTAGTGGGGTATGTATCCTAACACCTAATATCGATATTGCCAATGCTCGTCTGGAATTTGATAATGGAGCAATTGCCAATGTTACAGCGAGTAGAGTCTCTCTGAAAAGAGAACGGAAGATTCGCTTCTTTCAAAAAAATGCCTATCTCTCGCTGGATTTTCAGAATAAGAAGGTGACTGTTCTGAAAAAGTCGAAGGATCTGCAAAAGATCTTACCGGAAATATTACTGGGGAATAGGCCATTAAATACCGACGAATTAGTAGATTTACGGGAGATTGATGCTTCTGATATCACCAAAGATGCTCTCACTTTAGAATTGGAGTCTTTTGTTGAGGCAATAGCTAATGATAAAAAGCCGGCGGTTGACGGAGAAGCAGGTATGAAGGCGTTGAAAATTGCTTTGAGTATAATGGACAAGATTCAGATCAGAGAAATGAAGGAGTAA
- a CDS encoding methylmalonyl-CoA mutase family protein, giving the protein MGGNYDDMKKKYEEMVSKALERFPERCEDFYTASDTPVKRLYTPEDTEKIDYPEDLGFPGFYPFTRGVQPTMYRGRFWTMRQYAGFGTAVESNRRYKFLLEKGQTGLSIAFDLPTQMGYDSDHLMSAGEVGKVGVAIDSLEDMEVLFDGIPLDKVSTSMTINAPAAVLLAMYIAVGEKQGVKSEDLNGTIQNDILKEYIARGTYIFPPQPSMRLITDIFAYCADKVPKWNTISISGYHIREAGSTAIQEVAFTLADGIEYVKAAVNSGLNIDQFAPRLSFFFNSHNDLLEEVAKFRAARYLWSKIMKEKFGAKDPKSMMLRFHTQTAGCTLTAQQPDNNIIRVAIQALAAVLGGTQSLHTNSKDEALALPSEHSVQIALRTQQVIAHESGVTNTVDPLAGSYYVESLTKDIEQKAEEIINKIDEMGGMIKAIEMGFPQKQIQNSAYDYQKSIENKKRIIVGVNSHRIEETLKPELLKVDQHIADQQTERLADLKKRRDNDLVIERLEKIKTAAHSNENLMPHILDAVKVYATLGEICNILREEFGEYRENVVL; this is encoded by the coding sequence ATGGGTGGTAATTACGATGATATGAAGAAAAAGTACGAAGAGATGGTTTCCAAGGCATTAGAGAGATTTCCAGAGAGATGTGAAGATTTTTATACTGCGTCTGATACACCGGTAAAGAGATTATACACACCAGAAGATACCGAAAAAATTGACTATCCCGAAGATTTGGGTTTTCCGGGGTTCTATCCTTTCACTCGTGGTGTGCAGCCGACAATGTATCGGGGTAGATTTTGGACTATGCGGCAATATGCCGGTTTTGGCACTGCTGTGGAGTCAAATCGTCGCTATAAATTTCTCTTGGAGAAGGGACAAACCGGTTTAAGTATTGCTTTTGACCTGCCGACACAGATGGGCTATGATAGTGACCATTTAATGAGTGCCGGGGAGGTTGGCAAGGTTGGTGTGGCTATTGATTCTTTAGAGGACATGGAGGTTCTCTTTGATGGCATTCCTCTCGACAAAGTCTCGACATCAATGACTATTAATGCCCCGGCAGCAGTTCTTTTGGCGATGTATATAGCAGTAGGGGAGAAGCAGGGTGTAAAGAGCGAAGACTTAAACGGAACGATCCAAAACGACATCTTGAAAGAATATATTGCCCGGGGTACTTATATCTTCCCACCACAACCTTCAATGCGGCTGATTACCGATATCTTTGCTTACTGTGCTGATAAGGTGCCTAAATGGAATACGATCTCTATTTCCGGCTATCATATCAGAGAGGCAGGTTCTACTGCTATTCAGGAAGTTGCCTTTACTCTGGCAGATGGTATAGAATATGTCAAAGCAGCTGTCAATAGCGGACTAAATATTGATCAATTTGCTCCCCGTTTATCCTTCTTTTTTAATTCACATAACGATCTGTTGGAAGAAGTTGCTAAATTCAGAGCTGCCAGATATCTCTGGTCGAAGATAATGAAAGAGAAGTTCGGAGCGAAAGATCCCAAGTCGATGATGCTCCGCTTCCATACTCAAACAGCAGGCTGTACTCTAACCGCTCAACAACCTGACAATAACATTATCAGAGTAGCTATTCAAGCATTAGCAGCAGTATTAGGTGGTACTCAATCTCTGCATACCAATTCAAAGGACGAAGCTTTGGCACTACCGAGTGAGCATTCTGTTCAGATAGCATTAAGAACACAGCAGGTGATAGCCCATGAAAGCGGGGTGACCAATACTGTCGATCCTCTTGCTGGATCTTATTATGTTGAATCCCTGACTAAAGATATCGAACAGAAAGCGGAAGAGATCATCAATAAAATTGATGAAATGGGTGGTATGATCAAGGCGATAGAGATGGGCTTTCCTCAAAAACAGATCCAAAACAGTGCCTACGATTACCAAAAGTCAATTGAAAACAAAAAACGAATAATAGTTGGTGTAAATAGTCATCGTATCGAAGAGACTCTCAAACCTGAACTGCTGAAAGTAGATCAACATATAGCTGATCAGCAGACAGAAAGACTGGCTGATCTGAAGAAGAGACGTGATAACGATCTGGTAATCGAAAGATTGGAAAAAATCAAAACTGCAGCCCACAGTAATGAGAATCTGATGCCTCATATTCTGGATGCTGTGAAAGTATATGCTACACTAGGAGAGATCTGTAATATCTTGCGGGAAGAGTTTGGAGAATACAGAGAAAACGTCGTTCTGTAA
- the asnS gene encoding asparagine--tRNA ligase, whose amino-acid sequence MKTVLIKDIKNHLGEEISIRGWVRNIRSSGKLQFIIIRDGSAEIQCVAFLPDLGEEKFALAAKLTLESSLKVCGIPKEHPKQKDVYELAITDIKIVQITEDYPISKKEHGPDFLLSNRHLWLRSSRQWALMRLRHSIYFAICEYLNQNGFYRFDSPILTPNACEGTTTLFQVPYFDEGYAYLSQSGQLYLETGITSLGRVYDFGPVFRAEKSKTRKHLTEFWMMDAEAAFVEHEENMQIQEELIRFVIRSVIETNLTDLELLGRDVERLKKADAPFRRMTHQEAIEFVNKRGAKLGDKDDFGAQEEVMLTENSDVPLFVERWPKETKAFYMKRDPQDANIVLGNDLLAPEGFGEIIGGSQREDDYEILKGRMVDEKMPLEPYQWYLDLRLYGSVPHSGFGIGLERFIGWISGVTHIREVIPFPRMIYRIYP is encoded by the coding sequence ATGAAAACAGTTCTTATAAAGGATATAAAAAATCATCTCGGAGAAGAGATTAGCATACGTGGTTGGGTCAGAAACATCCGATCATCAGGGAAATTACAGTTTATTATCATCCGAGACGGCTCGGCTGAGATTCAGTGTGTGGCTTTCTTACCTGATCTAGGTGAAGAAAAATTTGCTCTGGCTGCCAAACTTACTCTGGAGTCATCTCTCAAGGTATGCGGAATACCGAAAGAGCATCCTAAACAGAAGGATGTCTATGAATTGGCGATAACGGATATCAAGATCGTCCAGATCACTGAAGATTATCCAATATCTAAAAAAGAACATGGACCGGATTTTTTATTATCAAATAGACATCTTTGGTTAAGGTCTTCACGCCAATGGGCTCTGATGCGGCTCAGACACAGCATCTACTTTGCAATCTGTGAATATCTGAATCAAAACGGATTTTACCGCTTTGATTCTCCAATCTTAACACCCAATGCCTGTGAAGGTACTACAACACTCTTTCAAGTTCCCTATTTCGATGAAGGTTATGCTTATTTGTCTCAATCTGGTCAGCTTTATTTGGAAACGGGTATTACCAGTCTCGGCAGGGTATATGATTTTGGTCCGGTCTTTCGGGCTGAGAAATCAAAAACCAGAAAGCATTTAACCGAATTCTGGATGATGGATGCCGAAGCTGCCTTTGTAGAGCATGAAGAAAATATGCAGATCCAAGAGGAGTTGATCAGATTTGTTATCAGAAGTGTTATAGAAACCAACTTAACCGATTTGGAATTGCTCGGTAGGGATGTTGAAAGATTAAAAAAAGCCGATGCTCCATTTAGGAGAATGACTCATCAAGAGGCAATTGAGTTCGTGAATAAACGAGGAGCCAAATTGGGCGATAAGGATGATTTTGGTGCACAGGAAGAGGTAATGCTGACTGAAAATTCTGATGTGCCTTTATTTGTCGAAAGATGGCCTAAAGAGACCAAGGCGTTCTATATGAAGAGAGATCCGCAAGATGCTAATATTGTGTTAGGAAATGATCTGTTGGCACCAGAAGGATTCGGAGAGATTATAGGTGGTTCACAAAGAGAAGATGATTATGAGATCCTGAAGGGGCGCATGGTAGATGAAAAGATGCCTTTGGAACCTTATCAATGGTATCTGGATCTTCGTTTGTACGGCTCGGTGCCTCACAGTGGATTTGGGATTGGATTAGAGCGCTTTATTGGTTGGATATCGGGAGTAACTCATATCAGAGAGGTTATTCCTTTCCCGCGAATGATCTATCGTATCTATCCATAA
- the rmuC gene encoding DNA recombination protein RmuC has translation MNIYFLIAILVLQLLSLLIILMLFFRKEKQDLSEISYKLSSFESQLEKTYNLLREELGRNREEFSNSARHLREETNNSIKLFQETFISRMNDVLTSQKSQMNEFSEKLDKTGKTIEDRLEKMRATIEVQLKSLQEENSKKLDEMRNVVDEKLQSTLEKRLGESFKQVSERLEQVHQGLGDMKNLAAGVGDLKKVLSNVKTRGILGEYQLENLLEQLFSPEQYEKEVRIVEGSSNRVDFAIKLPGREDSNQCVYLPVDAKFPLDDFYMLQDAYELGNVDLIDEKRKALGQKIKSFAKDISEKYIHPPQTTDFAILFLPSEGVFAEILGKTDLFDVILREYRVLISGPTTLAAFLNSLQMGFRTLAIQKRSSEVWQLLGSVKREFSKFGDILKKAQRNINTAGQDLETLIGTRTRAIERKLRDVQELPTNVVEEISTESLEEEEEIEDNKEDI, from the coding sequence ATGAATATCTATTTCTTGATCGCCATATTAGTTTTACAACTTCTATCACTCCTGATTATATTGATGCTTTTTTTTAGAAAAGAAAAGCAAGATCTGTCTGAAATATCCTATAAACTTAGCAGTTTTGAATCACAGCTGGAAAAAACATATAATCTGCTTAGAGAAGAGTTGGGTCGCAATCGAGAAGAATTCAGCAATAGTGCTCGTCATCTTAGAGAAGAGACTAACAACTCAATAAAGTTGTTTCAAGAGACATTTATTTCCAGAATGAATGATGTCTTAACCAGTCAAAAGTCACAAATGAATGAGTTTTCGGAAAAACTAGATAAAACCGGCAAGACGATAGAAGACCGGCTGGAAAAGATGAGAGCAACAATTGAAGTACAGCTTAAAAGTTTGCAGGAAGAAAACAGTAAAAAACTCGATGAAATGCGAAATGTGGTAGATGAAAAACTACAAAGTACCCTGGAAAAGAGGTTGGGTGAATCGTTCAAACAAGTTAGCGAAAGACTGGAACAGGTACATCAGGGTCTGGGTGATATGAAAAATCTTGCTGCTGGTGTCGGGGATCTGAAAAAAGTGCTCTCTAATGTCAAAACAAGGGGCATATTGGGTGAATATCAATTGGAAAACCTTTTAGAACAGCTTTTTAGCCCCGAACAGTACGAAAAAGAGGTCAGGATTGTTGAAGGAAGTAGTAATCGTGTAGATTTTGCTATTAAATTACCCGGACGAGAAGATAGCAATCAATGTGTCTATCTCCCTGTTGATGCCAAATTTCCTCTCGATGATTTTTATATGCTGCAAGATGCTTATGAATTAGGGAATGTTGATTTGATTGATGAGAAGAGAAAGGCATTAGGTCAAAAGATTAAATCTTTTGCCAAAGATATCAGTGAGAAGTATATTCATCCTCCGCAAACTACAGATTTTGCTATTCTTTTTCTCCCCTCCGAAGGTGTGTTTGCTGAAATTCTGGGGAAAACAGATCTATTCGATGTAATTCTACGTGAATACAGGGTATTAATATCAGGTCCGACAACATTAGCTGCTTTTCTTAACAGCTTACAAATGGGTTTTAGAACCTTGGCTATCCAGAAGCGTTCCAGTGAAGTATGGCAACTTCTCGGTTCAGTAAAGAGAGAGTTTAGTAAATTTGGTGATATCCTCAAAAAGGCACAAAGAAATATTAATACTGCCGGACAGGATCTGGAAACTCTTATCGGGACAAGAACCCGCGCCATAGAACGAAAGCTTCGTGATGTACAGGAATTACCAACAAATGTGGTAGAAGAAATCTCGACAGAGTCTCTGGAAGAAGAAGAGGAAATAGAAGATAATAAAGAAGATATTTAA